The DNA segment GGACATCGACTCCATCCCGCCGGCGATCACACACTCACGCTGACCGGCAGCGATGGCGTCGGCCCCACGCATGACCGTTTCCGCCGAGGAGGCACACCACCGATTGATCGTCGTCGCCGGCACCGACTCGCCGAGCTCCGAGAGCAGGGCTATCACCCGCGCGACGTTGTTGCCCTGCTCGTCGCGCTGCTGAGCACAGCCCCACAGCAGGTCGTCCACGTCGTCTCCGTCAAGCCCCGTTGCCGCGAGCATCTCGTCGATCAACGGGACCGACAGGTCCTCGCTCCGCACGTCGGCGTAGACGCCGTCTTCTTTCCCCTGTGGGGTTCGCACTGCCTCCACGACCACTGGTGTACTATTTGCCATTATCTATTCGTCGGGTACGGTCTTGTTAACGATTGTCCAACCGGAAACGAATTGGTCGGCCTCGTAGACGTGACCCTCTTGACGGTACCGCCCTCACTGGTCGTATGGACGACCACCAGCGGGAATTCCTCGAATCGCTCCTCGAGACCGCGTCCCCGTCCGGCTTCGAGACGGCGGGCCAGCGCGTCTGGATCGACTACGTATCGGCGTTCGCAGACGACGTGCGCGTCGACGAGTACGGGAACGCTGTCGCCGTGCACGAGGGCGGTGACACAGAGATCGCCATCGCGGGCCACGGCGACGAGATCGGACTGATGGTCCGGGACATCACCGACGACGGCTATCTCGAACTGTCCCGTATCGGAGGTTCGGACCGAACAGTCACGCGCGGCCAGCACGTCACCGTTCACACCGACGACGGCCCCGTTCCCGGTGTGGTCGGCCAGACGGCGATCCACCTGCGCGACCGCAACGACGAAAGCCTCACCGACGTGGCCGAACAGCACGTCGATATCGGCGTCGCGGACGGCGACGCCGCCCGCGAGCGCGTCGAGATCGGCGACCCCATCACCGTCGCGTCTGGGCTCCAGTCGCTGGCGGGCACTCGCCTCGCCGCGCGAGGGATGGACAACCGCGTCGGGGTCTGGACGGCCGCGGAGACGCTCCGTCGAGCCAGCGAGCGCGACGCCGAGGCGACGGTGTACGCCGTCAGCACCGTTCAGGAAGAGGTCGGGCTCAAGGGCGCCCGGATGGTCGGATTCGACCTCGATCCCGATGCCGTCATCGCCGTCGACGTGACGCACGCGACCGACACACCGGGCGTGCCCGGCAAGCGATCGAACGGTATCGAGCTCGGTGACGGGCCGGTGGTCACTCGCGGGAGCGCGAGCCACCCGCGGCTCGTCGAGGCGCTTCGGGCGACGGCCGCAGACGATGACATCCCGCTGCAGCTTGAAGCGACGGGAATCCGAACGGGGACCGACGCCGACGCGTTCTACACTCAGCGCGGGGGCATCCCGTCGCTCAACCTGGGGCTGCCGAACCGATACATGCATACCCCTGTCGAAATCATCGACACGGACGACCTGGACGCGGCTGCCGATCTGCTCAGTTCGTTTGCCGTCTCCGCGAGCGGTCATGCGCCGTTCGCTGTCGATCTGCCGGGCCAGGACTGACGGACCGGTGTTCGGCCAGTTCCCGATGTTCCCGGCGATAATCCCTCTAGAACGTTTTGAAGCGGGCACGGTGGGATTTGAACCCACGGCCGTCGGATTAGAAGTCCGACGCTCTTTCCGGACTGAGCTACGTGCCCTCGCTCTTCGGTTACGGCCTGATTTTAAAAACAGTAGTGATTGCCGATTGGCCATGGTGGTGTGCCTATAACGTCCTCACGCAGGGTCGGTTCGCTCGCCGAACCGCGATTCAGCGACCGCGAACGCGAGCGTGCTCGTCAATCCGAGTAAGGTCCCGGCAGTGAGCATCAGCGCCAGATACGACAGATCGGCGTACTCGTACTCCAGGAAGTACACCGCGACGGCGTGCAGGATTACCGTGATGGAGACGATATAGAACGGCGCGTTGAGATGGCGCCACTCGAAGGTCCCGGAGAGGTACTCGTCGGTGACGCGGCCGAGACTGCTAGTGATGCCCGCCGCGGCGAACCACTGGATCGCACCTGCGATGACCGCGGCCATCACCTCGATGACGCCGAGCGGGTCGCCGTCGGCCTGGACAGTCTGAAGCGTCTGATACCCGCTGGCGCTACCGACTAACAGGAGCACACCCGCGACGAGATACGTCAACAGTGTCACACGGCCCGCGTACAGCCCAGAGAGAAATCGATCGACAGCATCATCGAGACGGTCGCCGAGTCCGAACCCGCGAGAGAGCAGATACAGGCCGAGCAAGCCGGAGACGAGTCCGAAGACGTCGCCCTGCATCCCGAGCAGATCAGCCACCACTGCGAGCGGATAGATCAACAGCACGATCCCCAGTGGTACCAGGATCGTCCCGCGAGTCTCGGGGTCGTCCAGCACCTGTTTTATAGTGTAGTACATCGACTCCAGATCCTGGGCCTGCCTGACGACGACCCGACGGACGCCGTCGATCTTGACCCGCGATCGGATCACCGGCACGACGCTTTCGTCCTGTGCGCCGTCGGTGACCAGCAGCGCGCGAACGTCCTCGCCCGGAGTAAGTCGCGCTAGCACTTCGTCGAGCTCCTCGCCGACCGCGCGGTTGGCCGCGACATCGCTGCCTTCGAGCCCGGTGACAGCCGCGATTTCGACGCTCTCCGCTTGTTCATCGACGAGATCATCGTAGATGTGCAACCCCTCGAAGAGGACGTTGAGATCGCTGTCTTCGGGATCGGCAGTGGCGAACTCGACGGCGGCGTCCTCGACGGCGTCGCGGCCGACGACCGGCGTCTCGATCCCGGTCTTGCGGCCCACGTCGTCGTCCAGGTCGATGCACAACACCAGCAGCATCACGCGTCTGTTGGCGAGCCCACCATATGGGTTTTCGGCATCGTTTCCTGGCCGCGCTGATCAGACAGGGTGCCGACCACAGAACCGATCGCACGATGCGAGATCGACAGGCGAGCGTCTTAGCCCTGGAACAGCCGATACGCACCCGTTCCGACCGCGACCGGTTCGACGGTGCCCGTCGGCGTCTCCGATTCGACGTAGATCTCGGAGACGCCGACGCTGTTGCCGGCGCGGACGACCTCGGCACGCGCGGTCAGGTCGCCCGAGGCCCGACGCAGGTAGTTGACGTTGAGGTTGATCGTCGCGACGCCGCCGCCCACCGGATCGGACAGCGACGGTCGCAGCGCGACGCCACCCGCCGTGTCCGACAGCGTCGCGGCGATCCCGCCGTGGATCGTCGGCGGGTCGGTCGTATTCGTGAGCTTCTCGTCGTAGGGGACCGTCATCGTGATCGTGTCGGCGGTGAATTCCTCGACCGAAACGTCCAGCCACGAGAGATATCCGTGCTCCTCTTCGATGTGATGGCAGATCAGTTCCTTCGTCTCCGTCGTGAAATCGCCCGTCATAGGTGCTGATGTGTTCCGGACGGATTTGTAGGCTCGGGTCTACGCCGGCTTCCGTCCGACCAGCAGTTGAAACCGGGTGTCGGGGACGTCACGGATCTCCGCGTCGGCGAACCCCGCCGATTCGAGTGCCGACAGATATTCCGATTCGGTGTAGGTGTTGCCGACCTCGGACATACTCAACATGTGCATACCGAACCGCTCGGCGACTTCGGCGCGACCCAGGACCCATTCGGCGGCGACGAACGTCCCTCCGGGTTCGAGCGCCTCGAAGACGTTGCCGAAGTACTCGTTGATCCCCGACAGCGACAGCGAGACCGTCATGCGGGCGCTGAAGACGAGATCAAATCCGTCGGGAAGCGACTCGCGGGCGTCGCCCTCGACGACATCGAGATCCAGTTCCTCGTGGTGGTCGGCCAGCAACTCCAGCACCGATCGCTGGTCGAGCAGCGTCACGTCCGCACCGCGGCGGGCGAACTCGGCACCGAACCGACCCGGACCGCCGCCCACGTCGAGCACCTGGCCGGGGCGCGGATGGACGTGCTCGGCCGCCGTGACGATGGCTCGGAGAGTGCCTTCCGGCACCGACGCCATCGCGCCCATGTAATTTTTAAACTCCTCTTCGCTCGGCTCCGGGGCCGAGCCGGTTC comes from the Halapricum desulfuricans genome and includes:
- a CDS encoding M20/M25/M40 family metallo-hydrolase, with product MDDHQREFLESLLETASPSGFETAGQRVWIDYVSAFADDVRVDEYGNAVAVHEGGDTEIAIAGHGDEIGLMVRDITDDGYLELSRIGGSDRTVTRGQHVTVHTDDGPVPGVVGQTAIHLRDRNDESLTDVAEQHVDIGVADGDAARERVEIGDPITVASGLQSLAGTRLAARGMDNRVGVWTAAETLRRASERDAEATVYAVSTVQEEVGLKGARMVGFDLDPDAVIAVDVTHATDTPGVPGKRSNGIELGDGPVVTRGSASHPRLVEALRATAADDDIPLQLEATGIRTGTDADAFYTQRGGIPSLNLGLPNRYMHTPVEIIDTDDLDAAADLLSSFAVSASGHAPFAVDLPGQD
- a CDS encoding DUF373 family protein, whose translation is MLLVLCIDLDDDVGRKTGIETPVVGRDAVEDAAVEFATADPEDSDLNVLFEGLHIYDDLVDEQAESVEIAAVTGLEGSDVAANRAVGEELDEVLARLTPGEDVRALLVTDGAQDESVVPVIRSRVKIDGVRRVVVRQAQDLESMYYTIKQVLDDPETRGTILVPLGIVLLIYPLAVVADLLGMQGDVFGLVSGLLGLYLLSRGFGLGDRLDDAVDRFLSGLYAGRVTLLTYLVAGVLLLVGSASGYQTLQTVQADGDPLGVIEVMAAVIAGAIQWFAAAGITSSLGRVTDEYLSGTFEWRHLNAPFYIVSITVILHAVAVYFLEYEYADLSYLALMLTAGTLLGLTSTLAFAVAESRFGERTDPA
- a CDS encoding PaaI family thioesterase, which encodes MTGDFTTETKELICHHIEEEHGYLSWLDVSVEEFTADTITMTVPYDEKLTNTTDPPTIHGGIAATLSDTAGGVALRPSLSDPVGGGVATINLNVNYLRRASGDLTARAEVVRAGNSVGVSEIYVESETPTGTVEPVAVGTGAYRLFQG
- a CDS encoding class I SAM-dependent methyltransferase; amino-acid sequence: MGSDAIYDRHHEVFLLWACRETGVFEALFAGRRRPDAVAEHAGITDRAAEIVLEALADAGYTQESDEGYIPTEELRGFDPETPPTARGILPHRVDSLENYIHLPETMRTGSAPEPSEEEFKNYMGAMASVPEGTLRAIVTAAEHVHPRPGQVLDVGGGPGRFGAEFARRGADVTLLDQRSVLELLADHHEELDLDVVEGDARESLPDGFDLVFSARMTVSLSLSGINEYFGNVFEALEPGGTFVAAEWVLGRAEVAERFGMHMLSMSEVGNTYTESEYLSALESAGFADAEIRDVPDTRFQLLVGRKPA